The Pseudomonas sp. TH06 genome has a window encoding:
- a CDS encoding DUF6026 family protein, whose protein sequence is MGTVHTAMPPQTLYVTIRRDELRQLKDERDQLKQELAQLRAMTLGAQPKPLPVVQRHPHA, encoded by the coding sequence ATGGGCACAGTACACACAGCAATGCCGCCACAAACCCTGTACGTGACAATCCGTCGCGATGAATTGCGCCAGTTGAAAGACGAGCGCGACCAACTGAAACAGGAATTGGCGCAACTGCGCGCGATGACATTGGGTGCTCAGCCCAAGCCGCTGCCGGTTGTTCAGCGCCACCCGCATGCCTGA
- a CDS encoding heme utilization protein, with protein MKTQMALKPLVFALAAVMAMAAQAGGNDHGNNGGHGHQPPPPKGPSLEELLQIGAGAGAAVLDVQSSGGNAVLNQGTQNNANINGSLNGANGNIGANNTAGDGNQQDNAAALATADESFIFGTAVAASSATQVNANNGVGNYSSTANASMNNVGNSGSGNIGVNNSAGDFNQQKNNLAIAVSGGRVAQAAAAANQSSSGLTVANNGTQTYKKDTLTGTVAAAGVFGAVGEATIKDDDHGHSGGGYGNDSKGHGGSGGSKDQKATFEAVGVFGLAGVTTQQVMTPDGWKNPVTNNANMTNVGNNWSGNGGFNNAAGVGNQQSNSLSIAAGCKACM; from the coding sequence ATGAAAACTCAAATGGCTCTGAAACCACTGGTTTTCGCTCTTGCAGCAGTAATGGCAATGGCGGCTCAAGCGGGCGGCAATGATCATGGTAACAATGGCGGCCACGGTCACCAGCCTCCTCCACCTAAAGGCCCAAGCCTTGAGGAACTCCTGCAAATCGGCGCTGGCGCCGGTGCTGCAGTGCTCGACGTGCAAAGCAGCGGCGGCAACGCCGTACTGAACCAGGGCACTCAAAACAACGCCAACATCAATGGCTCGCTCAATGGTGCCAACGGCAACATCGGTGCGAACAACACCGCAGGCGACGGCAACCAACAAGACAACGCCGCCGCACTGGCGACTGCTGACGAAAGCTTCATCTTCGGTACTGCGGTTGCTGCCTCCAGTGCAACTCAAGTTAACGCCAACAACGGTGTAGGCAACTACTCCAGCACTGCCAATGCCAGCATGAACAACGTCGGCAACAGTGGCTCCGGCAACATCGGCGTGAACAACAGCGCCGGCGACTTCAACCAACAGAAAAACAACCTCGCAATCGCCGTGTCCGGTGGTCGTGTAGCGCAGGCTGCTGCCGCTGCCAACCAAAGCTCCTCAGGTCTGACTGTGGCCAACAACGGCACTCAAACCTACAAAAAAGATACCCTCACTGGCACTGTTGCCGCCGCCGGCGTGTTCGGCGCCGTGGGCGAAGCTACCATCAAAGATGACGATCACGGTCACAGCGGTGGCGGTTATGGCAACGACAGCAAAGGCCATGGCGGCAGCGGCGGTAGCAAAGATCAGAAAGCTACCTTCGAAGCCGTGGGTGTCTTCGGCCTGGCTGGTGTAACCACTCAACAAGTGATGACTCCAGACGGCTGGAAAAACCCAGTCACCAACAATGCCAACATGACCAACGTGGGCAACAACTGGTCCGGCAACGGTGGCTTCAACAACGCCGCAGGTGTTGGCAACCAACAAAGCAACTCGCTGTCCATCGCCGCAGGTTGCAAAGCCTGCATGTAA
- a CDS encoding phosphoethanolamine transferase CptA, translated as MALFKRSTTTAAGFDWAGLLWLFVFFWYFSGITQLLIQITGTSGFSGFRQAFFMSALWLAPMLLFPKRTKLLAAVIGVVLWACSMASLGYFFIYQQEFSQSVIFIMFESNVSEAGEYMTQYFAWWMVPAFLAHTAFAYFLWTRLRPVYMPRGRAMVAAAAIVIAVVGYPLVKQTLRMGNFAQGFEKFETRIEPAVPWQMAVAYHRYLDTLADMQGMLHSASKIPPLHNLKNASANEPSTLVLVIGESTNRQRMSLYGYQRNTTPELDKLKDQLAVFDNVVTPRPYTIEALQQVLTFADEEHPDLYLSTPSLVSMMKQAGYKTFWITNQQTMTKRNTMLTTFSEQADEQVYLNNNRNQNAAQYDGDVIEPFNKALTDAAPRKLIVVHLLGTHMSYQYRYPPTFDKFQDRNGVPAGVRDDQVPTYNSYDNAVLYNDFVVSSLIKDYAKSDPNGFLLYLSDHGEDVFDSVGHSTLGRNENKPTAPMYTIPFMAWASPKWKANHDWNFAGDLDRPYSSSHLIHTWADMAGLSFDELDHSKSVVSDSFKQRPLLIGDPYQTEQRALIDFSLMKPKKPDPAPAGVAQK; from the coding sequence ATGGCATTGTTCAAACGCAGCACAACGACTGCGGCAGGTTTCGACTGGGCCGGTCTACTCTGGCTTTTTGTGTTCTTCTGGTACTTTTCCGGCATTACCCAACTGCTGATTCAGATTACCGGCACCTCCGGTTTCAGCGGGTTCCGCCAGGCGTTCTTCATGAGCGCACTCTGGCTGGCACCGATGCTGCTGTTCCCCAAGCGCACCAAACTGCTGGCCGCCGTGATCGGCGTCGTGCTGTGGGCCTGTTCGATGGCCAGCCTGGGTTATTTCTTCATTTATCAGCAGGAATTCTCCCAGAGCGTCATCTTCATCATGTTCGAGTCGAACGTGTCCGAAGCCGGCGAGTACATGACCCAGTACTTTGCCTGGTGGATGGTGCCGGCGTTCCTCGCGCATACCGCCTTCGCCTACTTCCTGTGGACGCGCCTGCGCCCGGTGTACATGCCGCGTGGCCGCGCCATGGTCGCCGCCGCCGCCATCGTGATTGCCGTGGTCGGTTATCCGCTGGTCAAGCAGACCCTGCGCATGGGCAACTTCGCTCAAGGCTTCGAGAAGTTCGAGACCCGCATCGAGCCGGCCGTGCCATGGCAAATGGCGGTGGCCTACCACCGTTATCTCGATACGCTGGCCGACATGCAGGGCATGCTGCACAGCGCGAGCAAGATTCCACCGCTGCATAACCTCAAGAATGCGTCGGCCAATGAGCCTTCGACGCTGGTGCTGGTGATCGGTGAGTCGACCAACCGTCAGCGCATGAGCCTTTACGGTTATCAACGCAACACCACGCCTGAGCTGGACAAGCTCAAGGATCAGCTCGCGGTGTTCGACAACGTCGTCACCCCTCGCCCGTACACCATCGAGGCGTTGCAGCAGGTCTTGACCTTTGCCGACGAAGAACACCCGGATCTGTACCTGTCGACGCCGTCGCTGGTCAGCATGATGAAACAGGCAGGCTACAAGACCTTCTGGATCACCAACCAGCAGACCATGACCAAGCGCAACACCATGCTCACGACGTTTTCCGAGCAGGCTGACGAGCAGGTTTACCTGAACAACAACCGCAACCAGAACGCCGCCCAGTACGACGGCGATGTGATCGAGCCGTTCAACAAAGCCCTGACTGATGCTGCACCGCGTAAATTGATCGTTGTCCACCTGCTCGGCACGCACATGAGCTACCAGTACCGTTATCCGCCGACCTTCGACAAGTTCCAGGATCGCAATGGCGTCCCGGCCGGCGTACGTGACGATCAGGTGCCGACCTACAACAGCTACGACAACGCCGTGCTGTACAACGACTTCGTGGTGTCGAGCCTGATCAAGGATTACGCCAAGTCCGATCCGAACGGCTTCCTGCTGTACCTTTCGGACCACGGTGAAGACGTGTTCGACTCGGTCGGTCACAGCACACTCGGTCGTAACGAGAACAAGCCGACGGCGCCGATGTACACCATTCCGTTCATGGCCTGGGCGTCGCCGAAATGGAAGGCCAACCATGACTGGAACTTCGCCGGTGATCTTGATCGTCCGTACAGCAGCTCGCACCTGATTCACACCTGGGCAGACATGGCCGGTTTGAGTTTCGACGAGCTGGACCACAGCAAGAGCGTGGTCAGCGACAGCTTCAAACAACGGCCGTTGCTGATCGGTGATCCGTACCAGACCGAACAGCGTGCGCTGATCGACTTCAGCCTGATGAAGCCGAAAAAACCTGACCCCGCACCCGCAGGCGTCGCGCAAAAGTAA
- a CDS encoding C39 family peptidase: MRKTALIALLCLSGLTQAAQMPVAALPGGTLIYKHVQSIRERKFADIVEQKTDFSCGAAALATVLRQGYWLDVDEEHIIKGMLVNADQDLVRTQGFSMLDMKRYIESIGMRARGYKIPPEKLDAVTIPVVVLMEIRGYKHFVVLQRADKNWVYIGDPVLGHKRYAHDDFVKGWNGIVFAIVGPGYDKTNALRSPPTPLTAKNKLDNFNPVRDAELMDFGFIQSDFF, from the coding sequence ATGCGTAAGACTGCCCTTATCGCTCTGCTTTGTCTGTCCGGCCTGACCCAGGCTGCCCAGATGCCCGTGGCTGCCCTTCCCGGCGGCACGCTCATCTACAAGCACGTGCAAAGCATCCGTGAGCGCAAGTTTGCCGACATCGTCGAACAGAAAACCGACTTCAGCTGCGGCGCTGCCGCACTGGCCACGGTGTTACGCCAAGGCTATTGGCTCGACGTCGATGAGGAGCACATCATCAAAGGCATGCTGGTCAACGCAGACCAGGACCTTGTTCGTACTCAGGGTTTTTCCATGCTCGACATGAAGCGCTACATAGAAAGCATCGGCATGCGCGCCAGAGGCTACAAGATTCCGCCGGAAAAACTCGACGCTGTAACCATCCCGGTGGTGGTACTGATGGAAATTCGCGGCTACAAGCATTTCGTGGTGTTGCAGCGTGCGGACAAGAATTGGGTTTACATCGGAGACCCGGTACTCGGCCACAAACGCTACGCCCATGATGACTTTGTCAAAGGTTGGAACGGCATTGTCTTCGCCATCGTCGGCCCCGGTTATGACAAAACCAATGCATTGCGCAGCCCGCCGACACCGCTGACGGCCAAGAACAAGCTGGATAACTTCAACCCTGTCAGAGATGCTGAATTGATGGACTTCGGGTTCATACAGAGCGACTTCTTTTAA
- the gnd gene encoding phosphogluconate dehydrogenase (NAD(+)-dependent, decarboxylating), translating into MQLGIIGLGRMGGNIARRLMLNGHTTVVYDRNTAFIDNLVAEGSTGVADLPALVAGLAKPRAVWVMLPAGAPTEDTINTLSTLLEAGDTIIDGGNTNYKDDIRRAKTLAEKGLHYIDVGTSGGVWGLERGYCMMIGGDAETVSRLDPLFAALAPGMGDIPRTKDRKSDDHRAEHGYIHAGPAGAGHFVKMIHNGIEYGMMAAFAEGFDILKTKSSERLPEDQRFDLNVADIAEVWRRGSVVSSWLLDLTADALASDPKLDGFSGSVADSGEGQWTIEAAMEQAVPVPVLSNSLFSRYRSRGQGTFGDKILSAQRFGFGGHVETPKK; encoded by the coding sequence ATGCAACTCGGGATTATTGGACTGGGCCGCATGGGCGGTAATATTGCGCGGCGCCTGATGCTCAACGGTCACACCACCGTTGTTTACGACCGCAATACCGCTTTCATCGACAACCTGGTCGCCGAGGGTTCTACCGGCGTTGCCGACTTGCCGGCACTGGTTGCAGGCCTGGCCAAGCCGCGTGCCGTATGGGTCATGTTGCCGGCCGGCGCGCCGACCGAAGACACCATCAACACCCTGAGCACCTTGCTGGAAGCCGGTGACACCATCATCGATGGCGGCAACACCAACTATAAGGATGACATCCGCCGGGCCAAAACTCTGGCCGAGAAAGGCCTGCACTACATCGACGTCGGCACCTCCGGCGGCGTCTGGGGCCTGGAGCGCGGCTACTGCATGATGATCGGTGGCGATGCCGAGACCGTCAGCCGTCTTGACCCGCTGTTCGCAGCCTTGGCGCCAGGCATGGGTGACATCCCGCGCACCAAGGATCGCAAGTCCGATGACCACCGCGCCGAGCACGGCTACATCCACGCCGGTCCTGCCGGTGCCGGGCACTTCGTCAAGATGATCCACAACGGCATCGAGTACGGCATGATGGCGGCCTTCGCCGAAGGCTTCGACATTCTCAAGACCAAGTCCAGCGAGCGCTTGCCGGAAGATCAGCGTTTCGATCTGAACGTGGCTGACATTGCTGAAGTCTGGCGTCGTGGCAGCGTGGTGTCGTCGTGGTTGCTCGACCTGACGGCTGACGCACTGGCCAGCGATCCGAAGCTCGACGGTTTCTCCGGTTCTGTCGCCGACAGCGGCGAAGGCCAATGGACCATCGAAGCCGCCATGGAACAAGCGGTGCCGGTGCCGGTGCTGTCCAATTCGCTGTTCTCGCGCTACCGCTCGCGCGGTCAGGGCACGTTCGGTGACAAGATTCTTTCGGCCCAGCGCTTCGGCTTCGGCGGCCACGTGGAGACACCGAAGAAATGA
- the nhaB gene encoding sodium/proton antiporter NhaB yields the protein MSGSMAQAFAQNFLGHSPRWYKATIVGFLILNAVVLFTVGPVAAGWLLVIEFIFTLAMALKCYPLMPGGLLLIEALLLKMTTPQALYDELVHNFPVILLLMFMVAGIYFMKDLLLFLFSRLLLGVRSKAALSLMFCFLSAFLSAFLDALTVTAVIISAAVGFYSVYHRVASGNDPRQDSGFSDDQHLPTLHHDDLNQFRAFLRSLLMHGAVGTALGGVCTLVGEPQNLLIGHEMGWHFGEFFQKVAPVSLPVLAAGLITCVLLEKLRWFGYGTLLPDNVRAVLANYAAEDNAERTPRQRAALLVQGAAALILIGCLAFHLAEVGLIGLMVIVLITAFTGITDEHRLGSAFKDAMPFTALLVVFFAVVAVIHDQQLFVPLIEWVLALPIDQQPGMLFIANGLLSAISDNVFVATIYITEVKQAFLAGHMSREHFETLAIAINTGTNLPSVATPNGQAAFLFLLTSAIAPLVRLSYGRMVWMALPYTVVMGLLGWYAVSYWL from the coding sequence ATGTCCGGTTCAATGGCCCAGGCGTTCGCGCAAAATTTCCTCGGGCACTCGCCACGCTGGTACAAGGCGACCATCGTCGGATTTCTGATCCTTAATGCGGTCGTGCTGTTCACGGTGGGTCCGGTCGCGGCTGGCTGGTTGCTGGTGATCGAGTTCATCTTCACCTTGGCCATGGCGCTCAAGTGCTATCCGTTGATGCCCGGCGGTTTGCTGTTGATCGAAGCCCTGCTGCTGAAGATGACCACGCCGCAGGCGCTCTACGATGAACTGGTGCACAACTTCCCGGTGATCCTGCTGCTGATGTTCATGGTGGCCGGCATTTACTTCATGAAGGATCTGCTGCTGTTTTTGTTCTCGCGACTGTTATTGGGGGTGCGCTCCAAAGCGGCACTGTCGCTGATGTTCTGCTTTCTATCGGCTTTTCTCTCGGCGTTTCTGGACGCGTTGACGGTCACTGCGGTGATCATCAGCGCGGCGGTCGGTTTTTACTCGGTCTACCATCGGGTGGCGTCGGGCAACGATCCGCGCCAGGACAGCGGCTTCAGTGACGACCAACACCTGCCAACCCTGCATCACGATGACCTGAATCAGTTTCGCGCGTTCCTGCGCAGCCTGTTGATGCACGGTGCGGTCGGCACAGCGCTCGGCGGCGTCTGCACGCTGGTAGGCGAGCCACAAAACCTGTTGATCGGCCACGAAATGGGCTGGCACTTCGGTGAGTTTTTCCAAAAAGTCGCGCCGGTTTCGCTGCCAGTGCTGGCGGCAGGCCTGATCACCTGCGTACTGCTGGAGAAACTGCGCTGGTTCGGCTACGGCACGCTGCTGCCGGACAATGTTCGCGCGGTGTTGGCCAACTATGCCGCCGAAGACAACGCCGAACGCACCCCACGCCAACGAGCAGCGCTGCTGGTGCAAGGCGCTGCGGCACTGATCCTGATTGGCTGTCTGGCGTTCCATCTGGCCGAAGTCGGCCTGATCGGCTTGATGGTGATTGTGCTGATCACTGCATTTACCGGGATCACCGACGAGCACCGTCTAGGCAGCGCGTTCAAGGACGCCATGCCGTTTACCGCACTGCTGGTGGTGTTCTTTGCCGTGGTCGCGGTGATTCACGATCAACAGCTGTTCGTACCGCTGATCGAGTGGGTGCTGGCGCTGCCGATCGATCAGCAACCGGGCATGTTGTTCATTGCCAACGGCCTGCTCTCGGCGATCAGCGACAACGTTTTCGTTGCGACGATTTACATCACCGAAGTGAAACAGGCGTTCCTCGCCGGGCACATGAGCCGTGAGCATTTCGAAACGCTGGCGATTGCAATCAACACCGGCACCAACCTGCCAAGCGTGGCCACACCGAATGGCCAGGCAGCGTTTCTGTTCCTGCTGACGTCGGCGATTGCACCGTTGGTGCGCCTGTCGTACGGGCGGATGGTGTGGATGGCGTTGCCGTACACCGTGGTGATGGGGCTGCTGGGCTGGTACGCGGTCAGCTACTGGCTGTAA
- a CDS encoding adhesin: MNRTLLLLALLGCTSAMADPSSVDNANIQNTGVQYRGNYNVNQAAGDQMQQTNAKAIAIGTSASATTVVRQHIDTPGNPSTNASATIGGNSFSNGNGILGVNQGAGANNQMANVTRVSISAAPQSVDDSALSQQNVALLPSSGATGTSPGSRQVTTSDQAFTGSRGVIQVNQSAGVGNRMANTLSIRVAD; the protein is encoded by the coding sequence ATGAATCGCACCCTCCTTCTGCTTGCCCTCCTCGGCTGCACCAGTGCCATGGCCGACCCCAGTTCAGTGGACAACGCCAACATTCAGAACACCGGCGTCCAGTATCGCGGCAACTACAACGTCAACCAGGCCGCCGGCGACCAAATGCAACAGACCAACGCCAAGGCGATTGCCATTGGCACCTCGGCCAGCGCCACCACCGTCGTCCGCCAGCACATCGACACACCGGGCAATCCGTCGACGAATGCCAGCGCAACCATTGGCGGCAACTCATTCAGTAATGGCAACGGGATCCTCGGTGTGAACCAGGGCGCCGGGGCCAACAACCAGATGGCCAACGTCACGCGCGTCAGCATCAGTGCTGCCCCGCAGAGCGTTGACGATAGCGCCCTTTCTCAACAGAACGTGGCGTTGTTACCGAGCTCAGGAGCAACTGGTACCTCACCCGGCAGTCGCCAGGTCACGACAAGTGATCAGGCCTTCACCGGCAGCCGAGGGGTAATCCAGGTGAACCAGAGTGCCGGGGTGGGGAACCGTATGGCTAACACCCTGAGCATCCGGGTCGCAGACTGA
- a CDS encoding HAD family hydrolase, which produces MSDVPKQPIRFLLSDMDGTLLLPDHTLSQRTLDAVHSLREAGVLFSLATGRPPKAMLQQIEALGVDLPTAAFNGGTIVNPDGSLLVAHYLPATTALIALATFTDQPDVEIWVFSGGDWLVKDPHGPMVPREQHGLGYPPVVVESFEPYLEHIDKIVATSNNTELLIELEARLLPKVNGMAQVSRSQPVYLDVTALEANKGTALATIAAHLGIPLEQTAAMGDGGNDPAMFHCAGLSIAMGQAEEAVKRQADVVTASNTEDGVAEAIEKYILPR; this is translated from the coding sequence ATGAGTGACGTGCCGAAACAACCGATCCGTTTTCTGCTGAGCGACATGGACGGCACGCTGTTGCTGCCCGATCACACACTGAGCCAGCGCACCCTCGACGCGGTGCATTCGCTGCGTGAGGCGGGCGTGTTGTTCAGCCTCGCCACCGGGCGTCCGCCGAAAGCCATGTTGCAGCAGATCGAGGCCTTGGGCGTCGATTTGCCGACGGCGGCGTTCAATGGTGGCACGATCGTCAATCCGGACGGTAGTTTGCTCGTCGCACATTATCTGCCTGCCACGACCGCGTTGATTGCACTGGCGACGTTTACCGATCAACCGGATGTCGAAATCTGGGTGTTCAGTGGCGGCGACTGGCTGGTCAAGGATCCGCATGGGCCGATGGTGCCACGCGAACAGCATGGCCTCGGTTATCCGCCAGTGGTGGTCGAGAGCTTCGAGCCGTATCTAGAGCACATAGACAAAATCGTTGCGACCAGCAACAACACTGAGTTGCTGATTGAGCTGGAGGCGCGCTTGCTGCCCAAGGTCAATGGCATGGCGCAGGTCTCGCGCTCGCAACCGGTGTACCTCGACGTCACCGCGCTGGAGGCCAACAAAGGCACCGCACTGGCGACCATTGCCGCGCACCTTGGTATCCCGCTGGAGCAGACGGCGGCGATGGGTGATGGTGGTAATGATCCGGCGATGTTCCATTGCGCGGGGTTGTCGATCGCCATGGGCCAGGCAGAGGAAGCGGTGAAGCGCCAGGCTGATGTGGTGACCGCGTCGAACACCGAGGATGGTGTGGCCGAGGCCATCGAGAAATACATCCTGCCGCGCTGA
- a CDS encoding sigma-54 dependent transcriptional regulator has protein sequence MSEAPALRRLLVVDPCDDCHRLLPGLRAIGWDVDSCTLENAADRSCDVGLLRLQPFHLERPEAVKELISRSGTEWIAVLNQEVLRLQNVGDFVCEWFFDFHTLPFDVSRVQVTLGRAFGMARLRGQGTIHVDQPEHELLGDSRPIRELRKLLSKLAPTESPVLIRGESGTGKELVARTLHRQSQRHSKPFVAINCGAIPEHLIQSELFGHEKGAFTGAHQRKVGRIEAANGGTLFLDEIGDLPLELQANLLRFLQEKHIERVGGSQPIPVDVRVLAATHVDLEAAIEKKRFREDLYYRLNVLQVVTAPLRERHGDLSMLANHFSHFYSHETGRRPRSFSEDALIAMGKHDWPGNVRELANRVRRGLVLAEGRQIEARDLGLISQQSIATPMGTLEDYKTRAERQALCDVLNRHSDNLSVAAKVLGVSRPTFYRLLHKHQIR, from the coding sequence ATGAGCGAAGCGCCTGCGTTAAGACGTTTATTGGTAGTCGACCCTTGCGACGACTGTCACCGCTTATTGCCCGGTTTGCGCGCGATAGGATGGGATGTCGACAGTTGTACTCTGGAAAACGCCGCCGACCGCAGTTGCGATGTCGGCTTGCTGCGTTTGCAGCCTTTTCACCTCGAACGCCCCGAAGCCGTCAAAGAACTGATCAGCCGCAGCGGCACCGAATGGATCGCTGTGCTCAATCAGGAAGTCCTGCGTTTGCAGAACGTCGGTGACTTCGTCTGCGAATGGTTTTTCGATTTCCATACCTTACCGTTCGACGTATCGCGGGTGCAGGTCACCCTCGGTCGGGCGTTCGGCATGGCGCGCCTGCGCGGGCAGGGCACGATTCACGTCGATCAGCCCGAGCATGAGCTGCTGGGTGACAGCAGACCGATCCGCGAATTGCGCAAGCTGCTGAGCAAACTGGCGCCGACCGAATCGCCGGTGTTGATTCGCGGTGAAAGCGGCACCGGCAAAGAACTGGTGGCGCGTACGCTGCATCGTCAGTCTCAGCGCCACAGCAAGCCGTTTGTGGCGATCAACTGCGGGGCGATTCCCGAGCACTTGATTCAGTCCGAGCTGTTTGGTCATGAGAAAGGCGCGTTTACCGGCGCTCATCAGCGCAAGGTCGGGCGTATTGAAGCGGCCAACGGTGGCACGTTGTTTCTCGATGAAATCGGTGATCTGCCGCTGGAGTTGCAAGCCAACCTGCTGCGTTTTCTACAGGAAAAACACATCGAGCGCGTGGGCGGCAGTCAGCCGATCCCTGTTGATGTGCGGGTACTGGCGGCGACTCACGTCGATCTTGAGGCCGCCATCGAGAAAAAACGTTTTCGTGAAGACCTGTACTACCGGCTCAATGTGCTGCAAGTCGTGACTGCGCCGTTGCGTGAACGCCACGGCGATCTGTCGATGCTGGCCAACCACTTTTCGCATTTTTACAGCCATGAAACCGGGCGTCGTCCGCGCAGTTTCAGTGAGGATGCGCTGATTGCGATGGGTAAACATGATTGGCCCGGGAATGTGCGCGAACTGGCCAACCGTGTGCGTCGCGGTCTGGTCCTGGCAGAAGGTCGGCAGATTGAAGCGCGGGATCTGGGCTTGATCAGTCAGCAGTCGATCGCCACGCCCATGGGGACGCTGGAGGACTACAAGACCCGCGCTGAACGTCAGGCGTTGTGCGATGTGTTGAACCGGCACAGTGACAATCTTAGCGTTGCGGCCAAAGTGCTCGGGGTTTCGCGGCCGACGTTTTATCGGCTGCTGCATAAACATCAGATACGTTAA
- the zwf gene encoding glucose-6-phosphate dehydrogenase: protein MTHTIRRKSKAEPAPPTTLFLFGAHGDLVKRLLMPALYNLSRDGLLDENLRIVGVDHNAITDEAFAQKLEDFIRTEVAAKVGKGDQMLDPALWAKLAKGISYVQGDFLDDSTYSALAAKIADSGTGNAVFYLATAPRFFSEVVRRLGSAGLLEETPEAFRRVVIEKPFGSDLQTAEALNACLLKVMSEKQIYRIDHYLGKETVQNILVSRFSNSLFEAFWNNHYIDHVQITAAETVGVETRGSFYEHTGALRDMVPNHLFQLLAMVAMEPPAAFGADAVRGEKAKVVGAIRPWTVEEARANSVRGQYGAGEVDGKPLNGYRQEANVAPDSSTETYVALKVMIDNWRWVGVPFYLRTGKRMSVRDTEIVICFKPAPYAQFRDTEVDELQPTYLRIQIQPNEGMWFDLLAKRPGPALNMANIELGFAYKDFFEMQPSTGYETLIYDCLTGDQTLFQRADNIENGWRVVQPFLDAWQQDASVQGYAAGEDGPQAAEDLLTRDGRVWHGLG from the coding sequence ATGACCCATACGATCCGCAGGAAATCCAAGGCAGAACCCGCACCACCGACCACGCTGTTTCTGTTCGGTGCCCACGGCGACCTGGTCAAGCGCTTGCTGATGCCGGCGCTGTACAACCTCAGTCGCGACGGCTTGCTTGACGAGAACTTGCGGATCGTTGGCGTTGACCACAACGCCATTACCGATGAAGCCTTCGCGCAAAAGCTCGAAGACTTCATTCGTACCGAAGTGGCGGCGAAGGTCGGCAAGGGCGATCAGATGCTTGATCCGGCCTTGTGGGCCAAGCTCGCCAAAGGCATCAGCTACGTCCAGGGCGACTTTCTGGACGACAGCACGTATTCAGCGCTGGCGGCAAAAATCGCCGACAGCGGCACTGGCAATGCGGTGTTCTACCTGGCCACCGCGCCACGTTTCTTCAGTGAGGTGGTGCGCCGACTCGGCAGCGCCGGTTTGCTTGAAGAAACCCCCGAAGCGTTCAGAAGGGTAGTGATCGAGAAGCCGTTCGGCTCCGATCTGCAAACCGCTGAAGCATTGAACGCCTGCCTGCTCAAGGTGATGTCGGAAAAGCAGATCTATCGGATCGACCATTACCTGGGCAAGGAGACCGTGCAGAACATTCTGGTCAGCCGGTTTTCCAACAGCCTGTTCGAGGCGTTCTGGAACAATCATTACATCGACCACGTACAGATCACCGCCGCCGAAACCGTCGGCGTCGAAACCCGTGGCAGTTTTTACGAACACACCGGTGCACTGCGCGACATGGTGCCCAATCACCTGTTCCAGTTGCTGGCCATGGTTGCCATGGAACCGCCGGCGGCGTTCGGCGCCGATGCGGTACGCGGTGAGAAAGCCAAGGTGGTCGGCGCGATCCGTCCGTGGACGGTTGAAGAGGCGCGGGCCAACTCGGTGCGCGGCCAGTACGGCGCTGGTGAAGTCGACGGCAAGCCATTGAACGGTTATCGCCAGGAAGCCAACGTCGCGCCGGACAGCAGTACGGAAACCTACGTTGCGCTGAAGGTGATGATCGACAACTGGCGTTGGGTCGGCGTGCCGTTTTACCTGCGCACCGGCAAGCGCATGAGCGTGCGTGACACCGAGATCGTCATCTGCTTCAAACCGGCGCCTTATGCGCAGTTCCGTGACACCGAGGTCGATGAGCTACAGCCTACCTATCTGCGCATCCAGATTCAGCCCAACGAGGGCATGTGGTTCGACCTGCTGGCCAAGCGCCCGGGGCCGGCGTTGAACATGGCCAACATCGAGTTGGGGTTCGCCTACAAAGACTTCTTCGAAATGCAGCCTTCGACTGGCTACGAAACGCTGATCTACGACTGCCTGACGGGCGATCAGACGCTGTTTCAGCGCGCCGACAATATCGAGAACGGCTGGCGTGTGGTGCAACCGTTTTTGGATGCCTGGCAGCAGGACGCGAGTGTGCAGGGTTACGCCGCCGGAGAAGATGGCCCGCAGGCCGCCGAAGATCTGCTGACTCGCGATGGCCGCGTCTGGCATGGCCTCGGATGA